One genomic segment of Theobroma cacao cultivar B97-61/B2 chromosome 6, Criollo_cocoa_genome_V2, whole genome shotgun sequence includes these proteins:
- the LOC18596555 gene encoding DNA-binding protein DDB_G0278111, with the protein MADPELEAIRQRRMQELMAQHGAGSQQNPDQQKAQEDAKREADERRQMMLSQILSSEARERVARIALVKPEKARGVEDVLLRAAQMGQIVEKVSEERLISMLEQINTQTTKQTKVTIQRRRSVLDDDD; encoded by the exons ATG GCTGATCCTGAACTAGAAGCTATTAGACAAAGAAGGATGCAAGAGCTAATGGCTCAACATGGCGCG GGGAGTCAACAGAACCCTGATCAACAGAAAGCTCAGGAAGACGCCAAGAG GGAGGCAGATGAACGAAGGCAAATGATGCTCAGTCAGATTTTGTCCTCTGAAGCTCGTGAAAGAG TTGCTCGAATTGCCTTGGTGAAACCTGAGAAGGCAAGGGGTGTTGAGGATGTTCTACTAAGGGCTGCTCAAATGGGTCAGATAGTTGAGAAG GTTTCTGAGGAGAGGCTTATATCAATGCTGGAACAGATAAACACCCAAACAACTAAACAGACTAAAGTCACA ATCCAGAGGCGACGGAGTGttcttgatgatgatgattag